In Monodelphis domestica isolate mMonDom1 chromosome 3, mMonDom1.pri, whole genome shotgun sequence, the following proteins share a genomic window:
- the LOC130458204 gene encoding seminal vesicle secretory protein 2-like, whose product MDILSNLLSFGSLKDILSNFLSFGSLKDILSNLLSFGSLKNILSNLLSFGSLMDILSNLLSFGSLKAILSNLLSFGSLKAILSNLLSFGSLKDILSNLLSFGSLKNILSNLLSFGSLMDILSNLLSFGSLKAILSNLLSFGSLKAILSNLLSFGSLKDILSNLLSFGSLKDILSNLPVWAEVQLRIHVQFRFGPDGL is encoded by the coding sequence ATGGACATCTTGTCCAACCTCCTGTCTTTTGGGTCCTTGAAGGACATCTTGTCCAACTTCCTGTCCTTTGGGTCCTTGAAGGACATCTTGTCCAACCTCCTATCCTTTGGGTCCTTAAAGAACATTTTGTCCAATCTCTTGTCCTTTGGATCCTTGATGGACATCTTGTCCAACCTCCTGTCTTTTGGGTCCTTGAAGGCCATCTTGTCCAATCTCTTGTCCTTTGGGTCCTTGAAGGCCATCTTGTCCAATCTCTTGTCCTTTGGGTCCTTGAAGGACATCTTGTCCAACCTCCTATCCTTTGGGTCCTTAAAGAACATTTTGTCCAATCTCTTGTCCTTTGGATCCTTGATGGACATCTTGTCCAACCTCCTGTCTTTTGGGTCCTTGAAGGCCATCTTGTCCAATCTCTTGTCCTTTGGGTCCTTGAAGGCCATCTTGTCCAATCTCTTGTCCTTTGGGTCCTTGAAGGACATCTTGTCCAACCTCCTGTCCTTTGGATCCTTGAAGGACATCTTGTCCAACCTCCCAGTTTGGGCAGAAGTGCAATTGAGAATCCATGTTCAATTTAggtttggaccagatggcctctaa